One Bos taurus isolate L1 Dominette 01449 registration number 42190680 breed Hereford chromosome 14, ARS-UCD2.0, whole genome shotgun sequence genomic region harbors:
- the YTHDF3 gene encoding YTH domain-containing family protein 3 isoform X1: MFYLDLTLLHRAEETGEESFSVQNGSIHQKDAVNDDDFEPYLSSQTNQGLRRLVFWHSTEMLQNNSYPPMSDPYMPSYYAPSIGFPYSLGEAAWSTAGDQPMPYLTTYGQMSNGEHHYIPDGVFSQPGALGNTPPFLGQHGFNFFPGNADFSTWGTSGSQGQSTQSSAYSSSYGYPPSSLGRAITDGQAGFGSDTLSKVPGISSIEQGMTGLKIGGDLTAAVTKTVGTALSSSGMTSIATNSVPPVSSAAPKPTSWAAIARKPAKPQPKLKPKGNVGIGGSAVPPPPIKHNMNIGTWDEKGSVVKAPPTQPVLPPQTIIQQPQPLIQPPPLVQSQLPQPQPQPPQAQQPQGPQPQAQPHQVQPPQPQLQNRWVAPRNRGAGFNQNNGASSENFGLGVVPVSASPSSVEVHPVLEKLKAINNYNPKDFDWNLKNGRVFIIKSYSEDDIHRSIKYSIWCSTEHGNKRLDAAYRSLNGKGPLYLLFSVNGSGHFCGVAEMKSVVDYNAYAGVWSQDKWKGKFEVKWIFVKDVPNNQLRHIRLENNDNKPVTNSRDTQEVPLEKAKQVLKIIATFKHTTSIFDDFAHYEKRQEEEEAMRRQQMHDYSQPSMSTDKNLSIWNPWIQRASYCEGLERPWILISTGVLEPPPCST; the protein is encoded by the exons ATGTTCTATCTTGATTTGACTCTGCTTCATAGAGCAGAGGAAACAGGCGAAGAATCAT TTTCAGTACAAAACGGTTCGATTCATCAAAAAGATGCTGTAAATGATGATGATTTTGAGCCATACTTAAGTAGCCAGACAAATCAG GGACTTAGAAGATTGGTTTTTTGGCATTCCACAGAGATGCTTCAG AATAACAGCTATCCACCAATGTCAGATCCATACATGCCTAGTTACTAtgctccatccattggatttccaTATTCGCTTGGGGAAGCAGCATGGTCCACAGCTGGAGACCAGCCTATGCCATATCTGACAACCTATGGACAGATGAGTAATGGAGAGCATCATTATATACCAGACGGTGTGTTTAGTCAGCCTGGGGCATTAGGAAATACCCCTCCATTTCTTGGTCAACATGGATTTAACTTTTTTCCTGGTAATGCTGATTTCTCTACATGGGGGACAAGTGGATCTCAGGGACAATCAACACAAAGTTCTGCTTATAGTAGCAGTTACGGCTATCCACCTAGTTCTCTTGGGAGAGCTATTActgatggacaggctggatttggCAGTGATACTTTGAGCAAGGTGCCTGGCATTAGCAGTATCGAGCAAGGCATGACTGGACTGAAAATTGGTGGTGACCTGACCGCTGCAGTGACGAAAACTGTAGGAACAGCATTGAGCAGCAGTGGTATGACCAGCATCGCAACCAATAGTGTGCCCCCGGTTAGCAGTGCGGCGCCGAAACCCACCTCCTGGGCTGCCATTGCCAGAAAGCCCGCCAAACCTCAACCGAAACTTAAACCCAAGGGCAATGTGGGAATCGGGGGTTCCGCTGTGCCGCCACCTCCTATAAAACACAACATGAATATTGGAACTTGGGATGAAAAGGGGTCAGTGGTAAAGGCTCCACCAACCCAACCAGTTCTGCCTCCTCAGACTATAATCCAGCAGCCTCAGCCATTAATTCAGCCACCACCCCTGGTGCAGAGCCAACTGCCTCAACCGCAGCCTCAGCCGCCACAAGCGCAGCAGCCACAAGGACCTCAGCCACAGGCCCAGCCTCACCAAGTACAGCCCCCGCAGCCACAGCTGCAGAACCGCTGGGTGGCGCCCCGGAACAGGGGGGCCGGCTTCAACCAGAACAATGGAGCGAGCAGTGAAAACTTTGGTCTAGGTGTCGTTCCTGTCAGCGCTTCCCCGTCGAGTGTGGAAGTGCATCCCGTGCTGGAAAAGCTAAAGGCCATAAACAACTACAATCCCAAAGACTTTGACTGGAACCTGAAGAACGGACGTGTGTTTATAATTAAGAGCTATTCTGAGGACGACATACACCGTTCCATTAAGTACTCTATCTGGTGTAGTACTGAGCATGGGAATAAGCGTTTGGATGCGGCTTACCGTTCCCTGAATGGGAAAGGCCCACTCTATTTGCTCTTCAGTGTGAATGGCAGTGGACACTTCTGTGGAGTGGCTGAGATGAAGTCTGTTGTGGACTATAATGCGTATGCTGGTGTCTGGTCTCAGGATAAGTGGAAGGGCAAATTTGAAGTTAAATGGATCTTTGTTAAAGATGTCCCCAATAACCAATTACGGCATATTCGCTTAGAAAATAATGACAACAAACCAGTTACCAattcaagggacactcaagaggtACCCCTAGAAAAAGCTAAGCAAGTGCTTAAAATAATTGCTACTTTCAAGCATACCACCTCAATCTTTGATGACTTTGCACATTATGAAAAGCGTCAAGAAGAGGAGGAAGCCATGCGTAGG caGCAAATGCATGATTACAGTCAACCCTCCATGTCCACAGATAAGAACCTGTCGATATGGAACCCATGGATACAGAGGGCCAGCTACTGTGAGGGCCTTGAGCGACCTTGGATTTTGATATCCACGGGGGTACTGGAACCACCTCCCTGCAGCACATAA
- the YTHDF3 gene encoding YTH domain-containing family protein 3 isoform X8, which translates to MFYLDLTLLHRAEETGEESFSVQNGSIHQKDAVNDDDFEPYLSSQTNQGLRRLVFWHSTEMLQNNSYPPMSDPYMPSYYAPSIGFPYSLGEAAWSTAGDQPMPYLTTYGQMSNGEHHYIPDGVFSQPGALGNTPPFLGQHGFNFFPGNADFSTWGTSGSQGQSTQSSAYSSSYGYPPSSLGRAITDGQAGFGSDTLSKVPGISSIEQGMTGLKIGGDLTAAVTKTVGTALSSSGMTSIATNSVPPVSSAAPKPTSWAAIARKPAKPQPKLKPKGNVGIGGSAVPPPPIKHNMNIGTWDEKGSVVKAPPTQPVLPPQTIIQQPQPLIQPPPLVQSQLPQPQPQPPQAQQPQGPQPQAQPHQVQPPQPQLQNRWVAPRNRGAGFNQNNGASSENFGLGVVPVSASPSSVEVHPVLEKLKAINNYNPKDFDWNLKNGRVFIIKSYSEDDIHRSIKYSIWCSTEHGNKRLDAAYRSLNGKGPLYLLFSVNGSGHFCGVAEMKSVVDYNAYAGVWSQDKWKGKFEVKWIFVKDVPNNQLRHIRLENNDNKPVTNSRDTQEVPLEKAKQVLKIIATFKHTTSIFDDFAHYEKRQEEEEAMRRAEKDLL; encoded by the exons ATGTTCTATCTTGATTTGACTCTGCTTCATAGAGCAGAGGAAACAGGCGAAGAATCAT TTTCAGTACAAAACGGTTCGATTCATCAAAAAGATGCTGTAAATGATGATGATTTTGAGCCATACTTAAGTAGCCAGACAAATCAG GGACTTAGAAGATTGGTTTTTTGGCATTCCACAGAGATGCTTCAG AATAACAGCTATCCACCAATGTCAGATCCATACATGCCTAGTTACTAtgctccatccattggatttccaTATTCGCTTGGGGAAGCAGCATGGTCCACAGCTGGAGACCAGCCTATGCCATATCTGACAACCTATGGACAGATGAGTAATGGAGAGCATCATTATATACCAGACGGTGTGTTTAGTCAGCCTGGGGCATTAGGAAATACCCCTCCATTTCTTGGTCAACATGGATTTAACTTTTTTCCTGGTAATGCTGATTTCTCTACATGGGGGACAAGTGGATCTCAGGGACAATCAACACAAAGTTCTGCTTATAGTAGCAGTTACGGCTATCCACCTAGTTCTCTTGGGAGAGCTATTActgatggacaggctggatttggCAGTGATACTTTGAGCAAGGTGCCTGGCATTAGCAGTATCGAGCAAGGCATGACTGGACTGAAAATTGGTGGTGACCTGACCGCTGCAGTGACGAAAACTGTAGGAACAGCATTGAGCAGCAGTGGTATGACCAGCATCGCAACCAATAGTGTGCCCCCGGTTAGCAGTGCGGCGCCGAAACCCACCTCCTGGGCTGCCATTGCCAGAAAGCCCGCCAAACCTCAACCGAAACTTAAACCCAAGGGCAATGTGGGAATCGGGGGTTCCGCTGTGCCGCCACCTCCTATAAAACACAACATGAATATTGGAACTTGGGATGAAAAGGGGTCAGTGGTAAAGGCTCCACCAACCCAACCAGTTCTGCCTCCTCAGACTATAATCCAGCAGCCTCAGCCATTAATTCAGCCACCACCCCTGGTGCAGAGCCAACTGCCTCAACCGCAGCCTCAGCCGCCACAAGCGCAGCAGCCACAAGGACCTCAGCCACAGGCCCAGCCTCACCAAGTACAGCCCCCGCAGCCACAGCTGCAGAACCGCTGGGTGGCGCCCCGGAACAGGGGGGCCGGCTTCAACCAGAACAATGGAGCGAGCAGTGAAAACTTTGGTCTAGGTGTCGTTCCTGTCAGCGCTTCCCCGTCGAGTGTGGAAGTGCATCCCGTGCTGGAAAAGCTAAAGGCCATAAACAACTACAATCCCAAAGACTTTGACTGGAACCTGAAGAACGGACGTGTGTTTATAATTAAGAGCTATTCTGAGGACGACATACACCGTTCCATTAAGTACTCTATCTGGTGTAGTACTGAGCATGGGAATAAGCGTTTGGATGCGGCTTACCGTTCCCTGAATGGGAAAGGCCCACTCTATTTGCTCTTCAGTGTGAATGGCAGTGGACACTTCTGTGGAGTGGCTGAGATGAAGTCTGTTGTGGACTATAATGCGTATGCTGGTGTCTGGTCTCAGGATAAGTGGAAGGGCAAATTTGAAGTTAAATGGATCTTTGTTAAAGATGTCCCCAATAACCAATTACGGCATATTCGCTTAGAAAATAATGACAACAAACCAGTTACCAattcaagggacactcaagaggtACCCCTAGAAAAAGCTAAGCAAGTGCTTAAAATAATTGCTACTTTCAAGCATACCACCTCAATCTTTGATGACTTTGCACATTATGAAAAGCGTCAAGAAGAGGAGGAAGCCATGCGTAGG gcagagaaagatttattatga
- the YTHDF3 gene encoding YTH domain-containing family protein 3 isoform X7, with translation MFYLDLTLLHRAEETGEESFSVQNGSIHQKDAVNDDDFEPYLSSQTNQGLRRLVFWHSTEMLQNNSYPPMSDPYMPSYYAPSIGFPYSLGEAAWSTAGDQPMPYLTTYGQMSNGEHHYIPDGVFSQPGALGNTPPFLGQHGFNFFPGNADFSTWGTSGSQGQSTQSSAYSSSYGYPPSSLGRAITDGQAGFGSDTLSKVPGISSIEQGMTGLKIGGDLTAAVTKTVGTALSSSGMTSIATNSVPPVSSAAPKPTSWAAIARKPAKPQPKLKPKGNVGIGGSAVPPPPIKHNMNIGTWDEKGSVVKAPPTQPVLPPQTIIQQPQPLIQPPPLVQSQLPQPQPQPPQAQQPQGPQPQAQPHQVQPPQPQLQNRWVAPRNRGAGFNQNNGASSENFGLGVVPVSASPSSVEVHPVLEKLKAINNYNPKDFDWNLKNGRVFIIKSYSEDDIHRSIKYSIWCSTEHGNKRLDAAYRSLNGKGPLYLLFSVNGSGHFCGVAEMKSVVDYNAYAGVWSQDKWKGKFEVKWIFVKDVPNNQLRHIRLENNDNKPVTNSRDTQEVPLEKAKQVLKIIATFKHTTSIFDDFAHYEKRQEEEEAMRRERNRNKQ, from the exons ATGTTCTATCTTGATTTGACTCTGCTTCATAGAGCAGAGGAAACAGGCGAAGAATCAT TTTCAGTACAAAACGGTTCGATTCATCAAAAAGATGCTGTAAATGATGATGATTTTGAGCCATACTTAAGTAGCCAGACAAATCAG GGACTTAGAAGATTGGTTTTTTGGCATTCCACAGAGATGCTTCAG AATAACAGCTATCCACCAATGTCAGATCCATACATGCCTAGTTACTAtgctccatccattggatttccaTATTCGCTTGGGGAAGCAGCATGGTCCACAGCTGGAGACCAGCCTATGCCATATCTGACAACCTATGGACAGATGAGTAATGGAGAGCATCATTATATACCAGACGGTGTGTTTAGTCAGCCTGGGGCATTAGGAAATACCCCTCCATTTCTTGGTCAACATGGATTTAACTTTTTTCCTGGTAATGCTGATTTCTCTACATGGGGGACAAGTGGATCTCAGGGACAATCAACACAAAGTTCTGCTTATAGTAGCAGTTACGGCTATCCACCTAGTTCTCTTGGGAGAGCTATTActgatggacaggctggatttggCAGTGATACTTTGAGCAAGGTGCCTGGCATTAGCAGTATCGAGCAAGGCATGACTGGACTGAAAATTGGTGGTGACCTGACCGCTGCAGTGACGAAAACTGTAGGAACAGCATTGAGCAGCAGTGGTATGACCAGCATCGCAACCAATAGTGTGCCCCCGGTTAGCAGTGCGGCGCCGAAACCCACCTCCTGGGCTGCCATTGCCAGAAAGCCCGCCAAACCTCAACCGAAACTTAAACCCAAGGGCAATGTGGGAATCGGGGGTTCCGCTGTGCCGCCACCTCCTATAAAACACAACATGAATATTGGAACTTGGGATGAAAAGGGGTCAGTGGTAAAGGCTCCACCAACCCAACCAGTTCTGCCTCCTCAGACTATAATCCAGCAGCCTCAGCCATTAATTCAGCCACCACCCCTGGTGCAGAGCCAACTGCCTCAACCGCAGCCTCAGCCGCCACAAGCGCAGCAGCCACAAGGACCTCAGCCACAGGCCCAGCCTCACCAAGTACAGCCCCCGCAGCCACAGCTGCAGAACCGCTGGGTGGCGCCCCGGAACAGGGGGGCCGGCTTCAACCAGAACAATGGAGCGAGCAGTGAAAACTTTGGTCTAGGTGTCGTTCCTGTCAGCGCTTCCCCGTCGAGTGTGGAAGTGCATCCCGTGCTGGAAAAGCTAAAGGCCATAAACAACTACAATCCCAAAGACTTTGACTGGAACCTGAAGAACGGACGTGTGTTTATAATTAAGAGCTATTCTGAGGACGACATACACCGTTCCATTAAGTACTCTATCTGGTGTAGTACTGAGCATGGGAATAAGCGTTTGGATGCGGCTTACCGTTCCCTGAATGGGAAAGGCCCACTCTATTTGCTCTTCAGTGTGAATGGCAGTGGACACTTCTGTGGAGTGGCTGAGATGAAGTCTGTTGTGGACTATAATGCGTATGCTGGTGTCTGGTCTCAGGATAAGTGGAAGGGCAAATTTGAAGTTAAATGGATCTTTGTTAAAGATGTCCCCAATAACCAATTACGGCATATTCGCTTAGAAAATAATGACAACAAACCAGTTACCAattcaagggacactcaagaggtACCCCTAGAAAAAGCTAAGCAAGTGCTTAAAATAATTGCTACTTTCAAGCATACCACCTCAATCTTTGATGACTTTGCACATTATGAAAAGCGTCAAGAAGAGGAGGAAGCCATGCGTAGG gagagaaatagaaacaaacaataa
- the YTHDF3 gene encoding YTH domain-containing family protein 3 isoform X9: MFYLDLTLLHRAEETGEESFSVQNGSIHQKDAVNDDDFEPYLSSQTNQGLRRLVFWHSTEMLQNNSYPPMSDPYMPSYYAPSIGFPYSLGEAAWSTAGDQPMPYLTTYGQMSNGEHHYIPDGVFSQPGALGNTPPFLGQHGFNFFPGNADFSTWGTSGSQGQSTQSSAYSSSYGYPPSSLGRAITDGQAGFGSDTLSKVPGISSIEQGMTGLKIGGDLTAAVTKTVGTALSSSGMTSIATNSVPPVSSAAPKPTSWAAIARKPAKPQPKLKPKGNVGIGGSAVPPPPIKHNMNIGTWDEKGSVVKAPPTQPVLPPQTIIQQPQPLIQPPPLVQSQLPQPQPQPPQAQQPQGPQPQAQPHQVQPPQPQLQNRWVAPRNRGAGFNQNNGASSENFGLGVVPVSASPSSVEVHPVLEKLKAINNYNPKDFDWNLKNGRVFIIKSYSEDDIHRSIKYSIWCSTEHGNKRLDAAYRSLNGKGPLYLLFSVNGSGHFCGVAEMKSVVDYNAYAGVWSQDKWKGKFEVKWIFVKDVPNNQLRHIRLENNDNKPVTNSRDTQEVPLEKAKQVLKIIATFKHTTSIFDDFAHYEKRQEEEEAMRRIKVYQ; this comes from the exons ATGTTCTATCTTGATTTGACTCTGCTTCATAGAGCAGAGGAAACAGGCGAAGAATCAT TTTCAGTACAAAACGGTTCGATTCATCAAAAAGATGCTGTAAATGATGATGATTTTGAGCCATACTTAAGTAGCCAGACAAATCAG GGACTTAGAAGATTGGTTTTTTGGCATTCCACAGAGATGCTTCAG AATAACAGCTATCCACCAATGTCAGATCCATACATGCCTAGTTACTAtgctccatccattggatttccaTATTCGCTTGGGGAAGCAGCATGGTCCACAGCTGGAGACCAGCCTATGCCATATCTGACAACCTATGGACAGATGAGTAATGGAGAGCATCATTATATACCAGACGGTGTGTTTAGTCAGCCTGGGGCATTAGGAAATACCCCTCCATTTCTTGGTCAACATGGATTTAACTTTTTTCCTGGTAATGCTGATTTCTCTACATGGGGGACAAGTGGATCTCAGGGACAATCAACACAAAGTTCTGCTTATAGTAGCAGTTACGGCTATCCACCTAGTTCTCTTGGGAGAGCTATTActgatggacaggctggatttggCAGTGATACTTTGAGCAAGGTGCCTGGCATTAGCAGTATCGAGCAAGGCATGACTGGACTGAAAATTGGTGGTGACCTGACCGCTGCAGTGACGAAAACTGTAGGAACAGCATTGAGCAGCAGTGGTATGACCAGCATCGCAACCAATAGTGTGCCCCCGGTTAGCAGTGCGGCGCCGAAACCCACCTCCTGGGCTGCCATTGCCAGAAAGCCCGCCAAACCTCAACCGAAACTTAAACCCAAGGGCAATGTGGGAATCGGGGGTTCCGCTGTGCCGCCACCTCCTATAAAACACAACATGAATATTGGAACTTGGGATGAAAAGGGGTCAGTGGTAAAGGCTCCACCAACCCAACCAGTTCTGCCTCCTCAGACTATAATCCAGCAGCCTCAGCCATTAATTCAGCCACCACCCCTGGTGCAGAGCCAACTGCCTCAACCGCAGCCTCAGCCGCCACAAGCGCAGCAGCCACAAGGACCTCAGCCACAGGCCCAGCCTCACCAAGTACAGCCCCCGCAGCCACAGCTGCAGAACCGCTGGGTGGCGCCCCGGAACAGGGGGGCCGGCTTCAACCAGAACAATGGAGCGAGCAGTGAAAACTTTGGTCTAGGTGTCGTTCCTGTCAGCGCTTCCCCGTCGAGTGTGGAAGTGCATCCCGTGCTGGAAAAGCTAAAGGCCATAAACAACTACAATCCCAAAGACTTTGACTGGAACCTGAAGAACGGACGTGTGTTTATAATTAAGAGCTATTCTGAGGACGACATACACCGTTCCATTAAGTACTCTATCTGGTGTAGTACTGAGCATGGGAATAAGCGTTTGGATGCGGCTTACCGTTCCCTGAATGGGAAAGGCCCACTCTATTTGCTCTTCAGTGTGAATGGCAGTGGACACTTCTGTGGAGTGGCTGAGATGAAGTCTGTTGTGGACTATAATGCGTATGCTGGTGTCTGGTCTCAGGATAAGTGGAAGGGCAAATTTGAAGTTAAATGGATCTTTGTTAAAGATGTCCCCAATAACCAATTACGGCATATTCGCTTAGAAAATAATGACAACAAACCAGTTACCAattcaagggacactcaagaggtACCCCTAGAAAAAGCTAAGCAAGTGCTTAAAATAATTGCTACTTTCAAGCATACCACCTCAATCTTTGATGACTTTGCACATTATGAAAAGCGTCAAGAAGAGGAGGAAGCCATGCGTAGG ataaaGGTTTACCAGTAA
- the YTHDF3 gene encoding YTH domain-containing family protein 3 isoform X11: protein MFYLDLTLLHRAEETGEESFSVQNGSIHQKDAVNDDDFEPYLSSQTNQNNSYPPMSDPYMPSYYAPSIGFPYSLGEAAWSTAGDQPMPYLTTYGQMSNGEHHYIPDGVFSQPGALGNTPPFLGQHGFNFFPGNADFSTWGTSGSQGQSTQSSAYSSSYGYPPSSLGRAITDGQAGFGSDTLSKVPGISSIEQGMTGLKIGGDLTAAVTKTVGTALSSSGMTSIATNSVPPVSSAAPKPTSWAAIARKPAKPQPKLKPKGNVGIGGSAVPPPPIKHNMNIGTWDEKGSVVKAPPTQPVLPPQTIIQQPQPLIQPPPLVQSQLPQPQPQPPQAQQPQGPQPQAQPHQVQPPQPQLQNRWVAPRNRGAGFNQNNGASSENFGLGVVPVSASPSSVEVHPVLEKLKAINNYNPKDFDWNLKNGRVFIIKSYSEDDIHRSIKYSIWCSTEHGNKRLDAAYRSLNGKGPLYLLFSVNGSGHFCGVAEMKSVVDYNAYAGVWSQDKWKGKFEVKWIFVKDVPNNQLRHIRLENNDNKPVTNSRDTQEVPLEKAKQVLKIIATFKHTTSIFDDFAHYEKRQEEEEAMRRERNRNKQ, encoded by the exons ATGTTCTATCTTGATTTGACTCTGCTTCATAGAGCAGAGGAAACAGGCGAAGAATCAT TTTCAGTACAAAACGGTTCGATTCATCAAAAAGATGCTGTAAATGATGATGATTTTGAGCCATACTTAAGTAGCCAGACAAATCAG AATAACAGCTATCCACCAATGTCAGATCCATACATGCCTAGTTACTAtgctccatccattggatttccaTATTCGCTTGGGGAAGCAGCATGGTCCACAGCTGGAGACCAGCCTATGCCATATCTGACAACCTATGGACAGATGAGTAATGGAGAGCATCATTATATACCAGACGGTGTGTTTAGTCAGCCTGGGGCATTAGGAAATACCCCTCCATTTCTTGGTCAACATGGATTTAACTTTTTTCCTGGTAATGCTGATTTCTCTACATGGGGGACAAGTGGATCTCAGGGACAATCAACACAAAGTTCTGCTTATAGTAGCAGTTACGGCTATCCACCTAGTTCTCTTGGGAGAGCTATTActgatggacaggctggatttggCAGTGATACTTTGAGCAAGGTGCCTGGCATTAGCAGTATCGAGCAAGGCATGACTGGACTGAAAATTGGTGGTGACCTGACCGCTGCAGTGACGAAAACTGTAGGAACAGCATTGAGCAGCAGTGGTATGACCAGCATCGCAACCAATAGTGTGCCCCCGGTTAGCAGTGCGGCGCCGAAACCCACCTCCTGGGCTGCCATTGCCAGAAAGCCCGCCAAACCTCAACCGAAACTTAAACCCAAGGGCAATGTGGGAATCGGGGGTTCCGCTGTGCCGCCACCTCCTATAAAACACAACATGAATATTGGAACTTGGGATGAAAAGGGGTCAGTGGTAAAGGCTCCACCAACCCAACCAGTTCTGCCTCCTCAGACTATAATCCAGCAGCCTCAGCCATTAATTCAGCCACCACCCCTGGTGCAGAGCCAACTGCCTCAACCGCAGCCTCAGCCGCCACAAGCGCAGCAGCCACAAGGACCTCAGCCACAGGCCCAGCCTCACCAAGTACAGCCCCCGCAGCCACAGCTGCAGAACCGCTGGGTGGCGCCCCGGAACAGGGGGGCCGGCTTCAACCAGAACAATGGAGCGAGCAGTGAAAACTTTGGTCTAGGTGTCGTTCCTGTCAGCGCTTCCCCGTCGAGTGTGGAAGTGCATCCCGTGCTGGAAAAGCTAAAGGCCATAAACAACTACAATCCCAAAGACTTTGACTGGAACCTGAAGAACGGACGTGTGTTTATAATTAAGAGCTATTCTGAGGACGACATACACCGTTCCATTAAGTACTCTATCTGGTGTAGTACTGAGCATGGGAATAAGCGTTTGGATGCGGCTTACCGTTCCCTGAATGGGAAAGGCCCACTCTATTTGCTCTTCAGTGTGAATGGCAGTGGACACTTCTGTGGAGTGGCTGAGATGAAGTCTGTTGTGGACTATAATGCGTATGCTGGTGTCTGGTCTCAGGATAAGTGGAAGGGCAAATTTGAAGTTAAATGGATCTTTGTTAAAGATGTCCCCAATAACCAATTACGGCATATTCGCTTAGAAAATAATGACAACAAACCAGTTACCAattcaagggacactcaagaggtACCCCTAGAAAAAGCTAAGCAAGTGCTTAAAATAATTGCTACTTTCAAGCATACCACCTCAATCTTTGATGACTTTGCACATTATGAAAAGCGTCAAGAAGAGGAGGAAGCCATGCGTAGG gagagaaatagaaacaaacaataa